One region of Terriglobia bacterium genomic DNA includes:
- a CDS encoding Glu/Leu/Phe/Val dehydrogenase translates to MTTMTMEQEINPWEAARARFETAAHKLNLDPGLMKVLSLPNREIIVHIPVQMDNGSLEVFTGFRVQHSVVRGPGKGGIRYGPDVNLDEVRALASWMTWKCAVVNIPFGGAKGGVICDPHKMSMGELERMTRRYTAELIEFIGPEKDVPAPDINTNEQVMAWMMDTYSMHMRQTVTAVVTGKPLNIGGSRGRREATGRGIMIVCEEAIRKLGLNRESTRVIVQGFGNVGSNAAKLMAEAGYKIIGILEVDGGLYNKSGLDLEALGEHRQRNGTIHGFAEAEKADPAELLVTDC, encoded by the coding sequence ATGACCACCATGACCATGGAACAGGAGATCAATCCCTGGGAAGCGGCGCGCGCGCGCTTCGAGACGGCTGCGCACAAGCTGAACCTGGACCCGGGATTGATGAAGGTTTTGAGCCTTCCCAATCGCGAGATCATCGTTCACATCCCGGTGCAGATGGACAATGGCAGCCTGGAAGTGTTCACCGGATTTCGCGTGCAGCATTCGGTCGTGCGCGGTCCGGGCAAGGGCGGGATTCGCTACGGTCCCGACGTCAACCTTGACGAAGTTCGCGCCCTGGCAAGCTGGATGACGTGGAAGTGCGCCGTGGTGAACATTCCCTTCGGCGGCGCCAAGGGCGGGGTCATTTGCGACCCTCATAAGATGTCCATGGGCGAGTTGGAGCGCATGACCCGCCGCTACACCGCCGAACTAATCGAGTTCATCGGTCCAGAGAAAGATGTACCCGCCCCTGACATCAACACCAACGAACAAGTTATGGCGTGGATGATGGACACCTACTCCATGCACATGCGGCAGACGGTGACGGCGGTGGTGACCGGCAAGCCGCTGAACATCGGCGGATCGCGCGGCCGCCGCGAAGCCACCGGACGCGGCATCATGATTGTCTGCGAGGAAGCCATCCGGAAACTGGGACTGAATCGCGAGTCCACGCGCGTGATTGTGCAAGGTTTCGGCAACGTCGGTTCCAACGCCGCCAAGCTCATGGCGGAAGCGGGCTACAAGATCATTGGGATTCTTGAAGTGGACGGCGGCCTTTACAACAAGAGTGGACTCGATCTCGAGGCGCTCGGGGAGCACCGGCAACGCAACGGCACCATCCATGGCTTCGCGGAAGCAGAAAAAGCCGATCCCGCCGAACTGCTGGTGACCGACTGCG
- a CDS encoding MBL fold metallo-hydrolase, which translates to MARCQCAMPEAQAQRRRMHIKFWGVRGSTPTPQPENMRYGGNTSCVEVRVNGSVYVFDCGTGFRNLGKSLSGEFTGKPIHAHIFISHFHWDHIQGIPFFGPLYESKDNYFFFHSSSRGRGLQRAIEEQMADPYFPVDMTEMAAHRNFYDIEEDRIAFDDAIVQSMWLNHPQGCLGFRMETKEGTLVYATDNEPGHPVFDKNVRKLAEGADVLIYDAQYLPEEYEAKRRGWGHSHWREAINIVMESGAKELIMFHHDPDHSDECIDSIVKTARDHYPKVRAAQEGMEIQL; encoded by the coding sequence ATGGCAAGATGCCAGTGTGCCATGCCGGAGGCTCAGGCGCAGCGGAGGCGCATGCACATCAAGTTTTGGGGCGTGCGGGGCTCGACCCCAACGCCTCAACCGGAGAACATGCGTTACGGGGGCAACACCTCGTGCGTCGAGGTGCGTGTCAACGGCAGTGTCTACGTGTTCGATTGCGGCACCGGCTTCCGCAATCTCGGCAAATCCCTGAGCGGCGAATTCACCGGCAAGCCGATCCACGCGCACATCTTTATTTCGCATTTCCATTGGGACCACATCCAGGGCATCCCGTTTTTCGGGCCGCTGTACGAAAGCAAGGACAACTACTTCTTCTTTCATTCCTCCAGCCGCGGCCGCGGCCTGCAGCGCGCCATCGAAGAGCAGATGGCCGATCCCTACTTTCCGGTGGACATGACGGAGATGGCGGCGCATCGCAATTTTTACGACATCGAAGAGGACCGGATCGCGTTTGACGATGCCATCGTGCAGTCCATGTGGCTGAACCATCCGCAGGGCTGCCTCGGGTTCCGGATGGAGACCAAGGAAGGAACGCTGGTTTACGCCACCGACAACGAGCCCGGCCATCCCGTGTTCGACAAGAACGTGCGCAAACTGGCGGAGGGCGCCGACGTCCTGATCTACGACGCGCAGTACCTGCCGGAAGAATACGAGGCCAAAAGACGCGGCTGGGGACATAGCCACTGGCGCGAGGCGATCAATATCGTCATGGAAAGCGGCGCCAAGGAACTGATCATGTTCCACCACGATCCCGACCATAGCGACGAATGTATCGACAGCATCGTCAAGACGGCCCGCGACCACTACCCCAAGGTCCGCGCCGCCCAAGAAGGCATGGAAATCCAACTCTGA
- the trpE gene encoding anthranilate synthase component I — protein MLRPDLKEFLRLAKTASLVPVVRSVSADLLTPVSAFLSVAEKEPHAFLLESVEGGEKVGRYTFLGARPYMRLIGRGDEVVLEHGRRREQRSGGALPVLRGLLRQHVPADVRGLPPFTAGAVGYFAYDTVRSLERLPARAQDDLHVPDCVLMFFDRLLAFDHVRHQIHIIATADVTREDPRRAYERAARDIAQLERKLARGVSRRNLAATTAAPEKKLKPKSSTTRAEFLRAVLRAKEYIAAGDVFQVVLSQRLVLGPGAQPFDIYRSLRTVNPSPYMYFLRLGDMTVLGSSPEMLVRVAGGKLDYRPIAGTLPRGADEQEDLRQEEKLRSDEKECAEHVMLVDLGRNDLGRVSEYGSVRVRELMYVERYSHVMHLVSAIEGKLRSGLDALDAFAACFPAGTLTGAPKVRAMEIIEELEPVRRGVYGGSVLYADFAGNLDSCIAIRTMLLKGRKAYVQAGAGIVADSVPEREFEESLNKAQALLRAAELASK, from the coding sequence ATGCTACGTCCCGACCTCAAAGAGTTCTTGCGGCTGGCCAAGACCGCCAGCCTGGTGCCGGTGGTGAGGTCGGTCAGTGCCGACCTGCTGACCCCGGTTTCGGCCTTCCTCAGCGTCGCCGAAAAGGAGCCGCACGCGTTTCTGCTGGAGTCGGTGGAAGGCGGCGAGAAGGTGGGACGCTACACCTTCCTGGGCGCGCGGCCGTACATGCGGCTGATCGGGCGCGGCGACGAAGTGGTGCTGGAGCACGGTCGCCGGCGCGAACAACGTAGCGGCGGCGCGCTGCCAGTCCTGCGCGGGCTCTTGCGTCAACATGTGCCCGCTGACGTGCGCGGCCTGCCGCCCTTCACCGCCGGCGCGGTGGGATACTTCGCTTACGACACCGTCCGCAGCCTGGAGCGCCTGCCCGCGCGCGCCCAGGACGACCTGCACGTCCCCGACTGCGTGCTGATGTTCTTCGACCGCCTGCTCGCCTTCGACCACGTGCGCCACCAGATCCACATCATCGCCACCGCCGATGTGACCCGCGAGGACCCGCGCCGGGCCTACGAGCGCGCCGCCCGCGACATTGCGCAACTGGAACGCAAGCTGGCCCGCGGCGTCTCGCGACGAAACTTGGCCGCCACCACCGCCGCGCCGGAGAAGAAGCTCAAGCCGAAGTCCTCGACCACGCGCGCCGAATTCCTGCGCGCCGTGCTTCGCGCCAAGGAATACATCGCCGCCGGCGACGTCTTCCAGGTCGTGCTTTCGCAGCGTCTCGTCCTGGGTCCCGGCGCGCAACCGTTCGACATTTACCGCTCGTTGCGCACCGTGAATCCTTCGCCGTACATGTACTTCCTGCGGCTCGGCGACATGACCGTGCTGGGCTCGTCACCGGAAATGCTGGTGCGCGTGGCCGGCGGCAAGCTCGATTATCGCCCGATTGCGGGCACGCTGCCGCGCGGCGCCGACGAGCAGGAAGACCTTCGCCAGGAAGAGAAGTTGCGCAGCGACGAGAAAGAATGCGCCGAGCACGTCATGCTGGTGGACCTGGGGCGCAACGACCTAGGCCGTGTCAGCGAGTACGGCTCGGTACGCGTGCGCGAGCTGATGTACGTGGAGCGCTACTCGCACGTTATGCACCTGGTTTCCGCCATCGAGGGAAAACTTCGTTCCGGCCTGGATGCGCTGGACGCCTTCGCCGCCTGCTTTCCCGCGGGCACGCTGACCGGCGCGCCCAAGGTGCGGGCGATGGAGATCATCGAGGAGCTGGAACCGGTGCGCCGCGGCGTCTACGGCGGCTCGGTGCTGTACGCCGATTTTGCCGGCAATCTTGATTCCTGCATCGCCATCCGCACCATGCTGCTGAAGGGACGCAAGGCCTACGTGCAGGCGGGCGCGGGAATCGTGGCGGATTCCGTGCCGGAGCGCGAGTTTGAAGAATCGCTCAACAAAGCGCAGGCGCTGCTGCGAGCGGCGGAGTTGGCGAGCAAATAG
- a CDS encoding aminodeoxychorismate/anthranilate synthase component II, with protein sequence MVFVLDNYDSFTYNLVQYLGEMGQEVVVRRNDQIGVNEIESLGPSHIVVSPGPCTPQDAGISIALIRHFAGKVPVLGVCLGHQAIGAAFGGKVVRAGKLMHGKTSQIEHDGRTVFQGLPSPMQATRYHSLVVCAEGLPRELEISAHTVDQDGSRVIMGLRHLGCPVEGVQFHPESVLTPNGRQLLRNFLHL encoded by the coding sequence ATGGTTTTTGTTCTCGACAACTACGATTCCTTCACCTACAACCTCGTCCAATATTTGGGTGAAATGGGCCAGGAGGTTGTTGTGCGCCGCAACGATCAAATCGGCGTGAATGAGATTGAGTCTCTCGGCCCCTCCCACATCGTGGTTTCTCCCGGCCCTTGCACGCCGCAGGATGCCGGCATCAGCATCGCGTTGATTCGCCACTTCGCCGGCAAGGTTCCGGTGCTCGGCGTTTGTCTCGGGCACCAGGCGATTGGCGCTGCATTCGGCGGCAAAGTGGTGCGCGCGGGCAAGCTCATGCACGGCAAGACCAGTCAGATCGAGCACGACGGCCGCACCGTTTTCCAAGGCTTGCCGTCTCCCATGCAAGCCACGCGCTATCACTCCCTGGTCGTCTGCGCGGAGGGCCTGCCTCGCGAGCTGGAAATCAGCGCCCACACCGTAGACCAGGATGGGAGCAGGGTGATCATGGGATTGCGCCACCTGGGCTGTCCTGTCGAGGGCGTCCAGTTCCATCCGGAAAGCGTGCTCACCCCCAACGGCCGGCAGTTGCTGCGCAATTTCCTCCATCTTTGA
- a CDS encoding PilZ domain-containing protein has protein sequence MAQSQREQRSTRRFSLRLPVTVKFSDGSAEQTAHTRDVSARGICFYMDSTVTEGSEIEFTLTLPPEITLTESIRVHCKGKVVRVETQAPGGRVGIAAVIERYEFLAEP, from the coding sequence ATGGCTCAATCCCAAAGGGAACAGCGTTCAACCAGGCGTTTCTCCCTGCGGCTTCCAGTGACGGTGAAGTTCAGCGATGGTAGTGCGGAGCAAACCGCTCACACCCGCGACGTCAGCGCCCGCGGTATCTGTTTTTACATGGATTCCACGGTCACCGAAGGGTCGGAGATCGAGTTCACCCTCACCTTGCCTCCGGAGATCACATTGACGGAAAGCATCCGCGTGCACTGCAAGGGCAAAGTAGTGCGCGTGGAAACGCAGGCGCCCGGTGGCCGCGTCGGCATCGCGGCCGTGATCGAGCGCTACGAGTTTCTCGCCGAACCGTAG
- a CDS encoding energy transducer TonB, protein MSARARQTPGNDPAGAASHDFMPALFGLEYSTYGTKPKNFLYSFLLHSLLAALLIASTSFVFSHQQEIKATVTGVVTDISPYILPPAKDQAGGGGGGGDRDKLAASKGAPPKFSREQFTPPAIVIRNPNPKLVMDPTVVGPPDLKLATGQIGDPMSKILDPASNGTGSGGGIGSGSGGGVGSGRGPGVGPGWGGGIGGGPYRVGGGVSAPRVLFQPDPEYSEEARKAKYQGTVVLWVVVGADGRPHDIRVQRTLGMGLDEKAMEAVRTWKFEPARLNGQPVAVQINVEVNFRLY, encoded by the coding sequence ATGTCTGCACGGGCGAGACAAACCCCGGGAAATGATCCGGCGGGAGCTGCGTCGCATGACTTTATGCCCGCTCTGTTCGGGCTGGAGTACTCGACCTACGGCACCAAGCCGAAGAACTTCCTCTACTCGTTTCTCCTGCACAGCCTGCTGGCCGCCCTGCTGATTGCCTCGACATCATTTGTGTTCAGCCATCAACAGGAAATCAAGGCCACGGTAACCGGCGTTGTCACCGACATCAGTCCCTACATCCTGCCGCCCGCCAAGGACCAGGCCGGCGGAGGTGGCGGCGGCGGCGATCGCGACAAGCTGGCCGCTTCCAAGGGCGCGCCTCCGAAGTTTTCGCGCGAACAGTTCACACCCCCGGCTATTGTTATCCGCAATCCCAATCCCAAGCTGGTGATGGATCCGACCGTGGTCGGTCCTCCCGACCTGAAGCTGGCCACCGGCCAGATTGGCGATCCCATGTCGAAGATCCTCGATCCGGCCTCCAACGGTACAGGTAGCGGCGGAGGCATCGGCAGCGGTAGCGGCGGCGGCGTTGGTTCCGGGCGCGGCCCCGGCGTCGGCCCCGGATGGGGTGGCGGCATTGGCGGCGGTCCCTATCGCGTGGGGGGCGGCGTGAGCGCGCCACGGGTCCTCTTCCAGCCCGATCCCGAGTATTCGGAGGAAGCGCGCAAGGCGAAGTACCAGGGCACGGTGGTGTTGTGGGTGGTAGTGGGAGCGGACGGCCGGCCACATGATATCCGCGTGCAGCGCACCCTCGGCATGGGCCTGGACGAAAAGGCGATGGAGGCGGTCCGGACATGGAAGTTTGAGCCGGCTCGCCTCAACGGTCAACCGGTGGCGGTGCAGATCAACGTGGAAGTGAATTTCCGCCTGTACTAG
- a CDS encoding YtxH domain-containing protein, producing the protein MTDHERSGEYQASDRSAVGLAITFLFIGLGAGALAALLFSPKSGKQMRRELRRRYEDAKEVLEDWQEQAGDVIEKGSEWAGNAKEWANTAKEKVAPFAKVMKK; encoded by the coding sequence ATGACGGATCACGAACGTTCCGGTGAGTATCAGGCTTCGGACCGTAGCGCGGTAGGGCTCGCCATCACCTTCCTGTTTATCGGGTTGGGAGCGGGTGCGCTGGCCGCGCTGCTGTTTTCCCCCAAGTCCGGTAAGCAGATGCGGCGCGAACTGCGCCGCCGGTACGAAGATGCCAAGGAGGTCTTGGAGGATTGGCAGGAGCAGGCCGGCGATGTAATCGAGAAAGGCTCGGAATGGGCCGGCAACGCCAAGGAGTGGGCCAACACGGCGAAAGAAAAGGTCGCGCCGTTCGCGAAAGTCATGAAGAAATAG
- the efp gene encoding elongation factor P: MAIPATQLRPGMVIKHNNDLHGVFSVEHRTPGNLRAFIQAKLRNLRTGAMFEHRFRSGDAIEKVTVDEVQMEYLYNDGDSYYFMNIENYEQTHLSKEILGDAVDYLIPNLQIQVEFFDGKAVGVELPQTVELTVVETEPGLKSASATNVTKAAKTETGLIVQVPPFINEGEKIRVDTSEGAYLSRA; this comes from the coding sequence ATGGCGATTCCAGCCACCCAACTGCGTCCGGGCATGGTCATCAAGCACAACAACGACCTGCATGGCGTGTTCAGCGTCGAGCACCGCACCCCCGGCAATCTGCGCGCTTTTATTCAGGCCAAGCTCCGCAACCTGCGCACCGGCGCCATGTTCGAACACCGCTTTCGCTCCGGCGACGCCATCGAGAAGGTCACGGTGGACGAAGTCCAGATGGAATACCTCTACAACGACGGCGACAGCTACTACTTCATGAACATCGAGAATTACGAGCAGACGCACCTTTCGAAAGAGATTCTCGGCGACGCGGTGGACTACCTGATTCCCAATCTGCAGATCCAGGTCGAATTCTTCGACGGCAAGGCGGTGGGCGTGGAGCTGCCGCAGACGGTGGAGTTGACCGTGGTGGAAACCGAGCCCGGCCTGAAAAGCGCCAGCGCCACCAACGTCACCAAGGCGGCGAAAACCGAAACCGGCCTGATCGTGCAAGTGCCGCCGTTCATCAATGAGGGCGAGAAGATCCGCGTGGACACCAGCGAGGGAGCGTATTTGTCGAGGGCATGA
- a CDS encoding acylphosphatase encodes MASQTKPQLHTRRYMVRGRVQGVGFRWFVEREAHIQGIHGWVRNTFDGSVEVLATGTRDQLSSLRRKLQQGPRAARVDQVEESEALPVEGLNTFRIEGAW; translated from the coding sequence ATGGCATCGCAGACCAAGCCGCAACTTCATACCCGCCGCTACATGGTTCGCGGGCGGGTCCAGGGGGTGGGGTTCCGCTGGTTTGTCGAGCGCGAGGCGCACATCCAGGGCATCCACGGCTGGGTGCGCAACACCTTCGACGGCAGCGTGGAAGTGCTCGCCACCGGGACGCGCGACCAGCTTTCCAGCCTGCGCCGCAAGCTGCAGCAGGGCCCGCGGGCGGCGCGCGTGGACCAGGTCGAGGAGTCCGAAGCCCTCCCCGTCGAGGGGTTGAATACATTCCGCATCGAAGGAGCCTGGTGA
- a CDS encoding adenine phosphoribosyltransferase, with amino-acid sequence MPQPEPSPSNCDFLKRLIREVPDFPKPGVLFYDITTLLKDKLGFAKLVDSLGQCYIGRRVDLVLGIEARGFIFGPALAYRLNAGFVPVRKPKKLPAATAKWTYDLEYGSDTLEVHQDAIQPGQSVMIVDDLLATGGTALATTKLVESLGGKVDSLAFIVELDFLKGREKLAGYEVVSLLHYDK; translated from the coding sequence ATGCCGCAACCAGAGCCGTCGCCGTCCAATTGCGATTTCCTGAAGCGGTTGATCCGTGAAGTCCCCGACTTCCCCAAGCCGGGTGTCCTGTTTTACGACATCACCACCCTGCTGAAGGACAAGCTCGGCTTCGCCAAGCTGGTGGACAGCCTCGGCCAGTGCTACATCGGCCGGCGCGTGGACCTGGTGCTGGGCATCGAAGCCCGCGGCTTCATCTTCGGACCGGCTCTCGCCTATCGCCTCAATGCCGGCTTCGTTCCCGTGCGCAAACCGAAAAAGCTGCCCGCCGCGACTGCCAAATGGACCTACGACCTGGAGTACGGCAGCGACACGCTGGAAGTCCACCAGGACGCCATTCAGCCGGGACAGAGCGTGATGATCGTGGATGACCTGCTGGCCACCGGCGGCACCGCGCTGGCCACCACCAAACTGGTGGAATCGCTTGGCGGCAAGGTCGACAGCCTGGCCTTTATCGTCGAGCTGGATTTCCTCAAGGGGCGAGAGAAGCTGGCCGGCTACGAAGTGGTTTCGCTGCTGCACTACGACAAGTAG
- a CDS encoding SpoIIE family protein phosphatase: MNVDSGTASATQDQKTIKQLSALFEATRLLNSTLDLAELLELILRIAREEVYADRGTVFLVDKERQQIWSIVATGLGKEEIRLPFGTGVAGTVAASGNPINVEDAYKLAFFDPSTDQKTGYKTKSLLCLPIRHKGGEIVGVIQLLNQKVTGKFTAEDQDFMEKLSGHMAMALENARLHRTALEKQRMERELEMARGIQRSLLPEAPPVIPGYELAVSNTPCFEVGGDYYDFLSLGPQTLLLVIADVEGKGVSSALVMSNLQATLRALVTHLHSLEVLALSLNEMICNDTKSKKFLSIFLGLLDTRRNGLHYINAGHVPPVIVNGETGEYQLLQAGGTVVGLFPDSEYARGSAKLKPGDILVLCTDGITEPCNLEEEEFGSERMADCVSRHRHLPAEGIVNAVLREVYEFSLGGVHTDDRVLMVLKVTEGGIDSSALRPQ, translated from the coding sequence GTGAACGTGGATTCAGGCACTGCATCGGCTACACAGGACCAGAAGACAATCAAGCAGCTCTCGGCGCTGTTCGAAGCCACGCGCCTGCTGAATTCCACCCTCGACCTGGCCGAACTGCTCGAACTCATCCTGCGCATTGCCCGCGAAGAGGTTTACGCCGACCGCGGCACCGTCTTCCTGGTGGACAAGGAGCGCCAACAAATCTGGTCCATCGTGGCTACCGGCCTGGGGAAAGAAGAGATCCGCCTGCCCTTCGGCACCGGCGTGGCAGGTACGGTCGCGGCTAGCGGGAATCCGATCAACGTTGAAGACGCCTACAAACTGGCCTTCTTCGATCCCAGCACCGACCAGAAAACGGGCTACAAAACCAAGTCGCTGCTCTGCCTGCCCATTCGCCACAAGGGCGGAGAAATCGTCGGCGTCATTCAACTGTTGAACCAGAAGGTCACGGGCAAATTCACCGCCGAAGACCAGGACTTCATGGAGAAACTTTCCGGGCACATGGCGATGGCCCTGGAAAACGCCCGCCTGCACCGCACCGCGCTGGAAAAGCAGCGCATGGAGCGCGAGCTGGAAATGGCGCGCGGAATCCAGCGCAGCCTGCTGCCCGAGGCGCCGCCGGTGATCCCTGGCTACGAGCTTGCCGTCTCCAACACCCCGTGCTTCGAGGTCGGCGGCGATTATTATGACTTTCTCAGCCTCGGCCCGCAGACGCTGCTGCTGGTCATCGCCGACGTGGAAGGCAAGGGCGTCTCCTCGGCGCTGGTCATGTCCAACCTGCAGGCCACGCTGCGCGCCCTGGTCACGCACCTTCATTCCCTGGAAGTGCTGGCGCTGTCGTTGAACGAGATGATCTGCAACGACACCAAGTCCAAGAAGTTTCTCAGCATCTTCCTCGGCCTGCTCGATACCCGACGCAACGGCCTGCACTACATCAATGCCGGGCACGTTCCGCCGGTGATCGTCAACGGCGAGACCGGCGAGTACCAGTTGCTGCAGGCGGGCGGCACCGTCGTCGGCCTATTCCCCGATTCGGAGTACGCGCGCGGCTCGGCCAAGCTCAAGCCGGGCGACATCCTGGTGCTGTGCACCGACGGCATCACCGAACCCTGCAACCTCGAGGAAGAGGAATTTGGCAGCGAGCGTATGGCCGACTGCGTCTCACGCCACCGCCATCTGCCCGCCGAGGGGATTGTCAACGCAGTGCTCCGCGAGGTTTACGAGTTCTCCCTCGGCGGCGTCCATACCGACGACCGGGTCCTGATGGTGCTGAAGGTCACCGAAGGCGGGATCGACAGCTCGGCCTTGCGCCCCCAGTAA
- a CDS encoding PIN domain-containing protein codes for MQPILFDTSVYIHDLRAKGDRVLSARFLQAGVPVWLSAVVLEELLAGASERERRPVERLERDFQRLGRIVIPTLDDCTKAGKMLSEFGSKFGYEAIGRGRLTNDTLIAISSRRLGITVVTANPRDFERLARIRSFSWQMAGVQ; via the coding sequence ATGCAGCCGATCTTGTTCGACACTTCGGTGTACATCCACGACCTTCGCGCCAAGGGCGATAGAGTCCTGAGCGCGCGGTTCCTGCAGGCGGGGGTTCCGGTGTGGCTGAGCGCAGTGGTTCTGGAAGAGCTCCTAGCGGGCGCATCGGAGCGAGAGCGGCGTCCGGTGGAACGATTGGAGCGCGACTTCCAGCGTCTCGGAAGGATCGTCATTCCAACCCTCGACGACTGCACGAAGGCCGGGAAGATGCTGTCCGAATTTGGGTCGAAGTTTGGCTATGAGGCAATTGGCCGTGGCCGCCTTACCAACGACACGCTGATTGCGATCAGCAGCAGGCGGCTGGGGATCACGGTGGTGACGGCGAATCCGCGGGACTTCGAGCGCCTGGCCCGGATTCGGTCTTTCTCCTGGCAAATGGCCGGTGTGCAGTAA
- a CDS encoding DUF4349 domain-containing protein codes for MNHGELQKLEITETGGGFVSATLMIRVPAAELEKALAELKKLAVRTEREQVSTRDVTREFYDNEAHIRNLRAEEQQYLAIMKQAHTVKDTLEVSQKLSDVRDRIERLQAQIQLMTHDIEMSAIAIVLMQDARVFGMRWRPLYSAKTAVRELLVGLGEWMDWVVAMLIKLPLIVLWVVTVGIILWVVWKIGRRVWLRFLKPKPVAQAQ; via the coding sequence TTGAATCACGGCGAACTCCAGAAGCTGGAGATCACGGAAACCGGTGGCGGATTTGTATCGGCAACACTCATGATTCGGGTGCCTGCGGCAGAACTCGAAAAGGCGCTCGCCGAACTTAAGAAGCTGGCGGTGCGAACTGAACGCGAACAGGTCAGCACTCGCGATGTCACGCGTGAGTTCTATGACAACGAAGCGCACATCCGCAACCTTCGCGCCGAAGAGCAACAGTACCTCGCGATCATGAAGCAGGCGCACACCGTCAAAGACACGCTGGAGGTATCGCAGAAGCTGAGCGATGTACGCGACCGGATCGAGCGTCTGCAGGCGCAGATTCAGCTCATGACCCACGATATCGAAATGTCGGCAATCGCCATCGTGCTGATGCAGGACGCGCGCGTATTCGGCATGCGCTGGCGTCCGCTGTACAGCGCCAAGACCGCCGTGCGCGAGTTGCTGGTGGGACTTGGAGAGTGGATGGATTGGGTCGTGGCCATGCTCATTAAGCTGCCCTTGATCGTCTTGTGGGTTGTGACGGTCGGAATAATCTTGTGGGTCGTCTGGAAGATCGGTCGACGCGTCTGGCTGCGGTTCCTAAAACCGAAACCGGTCGCGCAAGCGCAATAA